The DNA window GGCCGAAGACGGCGCCATCGTTGAAATGCACGGCGTGCCGGTGATCTACCTGAGCCAACTGAACCAGCGCCTTTCCGCGCTGGCCGGGCGTTTTTACCACCAGCCGGGCGAGCGTCTGCGTCTGGTCGGCGTGACCGGCACCAACGGCAAAACCACCACCACGCAGCTGTTGGCGCAGTGGAGCCAACTGCTGGGCGAAACCAGCGCGGTGATGGGCACCGTCGGCAACGGCCTGCTGGGCCAGGTGTGTCCGACCGAGAATACCACCGGTTCTGCGGTGGATGTTCAACACGTATTAAACGAGCTGGCGGAACAGGGCGCGACCTTCGCCGCCATGGAAGTTTCTTCCCACGGTCTGGTGCAACACCGGGTGGCGGCGCTGCCGTTCGCCGCGGCGGTCTTCACCAACCTGAGCCGCGATCACCTTGATTACCACGGTGACATGGCCAATTACGAGGCGGCCAAATGGTCGCTGTTCGCCGGCCACAGCGTGGGGCAGGCAATCATCAATGCCGACGATGACGTCGGTCAGCGCTGGCTGAGCAAGTTGCCGGATGCGGTGGCGGTGACGATGCAGGACAACCTGCAGCCGGGCTGCCACGGCCGCTGGCTGAAAACCACGGCGGTCGATTATCACGACAACGGCGCCACCGTTCGTTTCAGCTCCAGCTGGGGCGACGGCGAAATCGAAAGCCGCCTGATGGGCGCGTTCAACGTCAGCAACCTGCTGTTGGCCTTGGCGACGCTGCTGTCGCTGGGCTATCCGCTGGAGGCGCTGGTGGAAACCGGGAGCCGCCTGCAGCCGGTCTGCGGCCGCATGGAAGTGTTCAACGCGCCGGGCAAACCGACGGTAGTGGTGGATTACGCCCACACGCCGGATGCGCTGGAGAAAGCGCTGGAAGCCGCGCGCCTGCACTGCCAGGGGCAGCTGTGGTGCGTGTTCGGCTGCGGCGGCGATCGCGACAAGGGCAAGCGCCCGCTGATGGGCGGCATCGCCGAGCAATTCGCCGATCGCGTGGTGATCACCGATGACAACCCGCGTACCGAAGAGCCGCGCGCGATTATCAACGACATCCTGACCGGATTGCTGGATGCCGGGCAGGCGCTGGTGATCCACGGCCGCGCCGAAGCGGTGACCAGCGCCATCATGCAGGCGCAGGAACAGGATGTGGTGTTGGTGGCAGGCAAAGGCCACGAAGATTATCAGCTGGTGGGCAACCGCCGCCTGGATTACTCCGACCGCACGACGGTCGCCCGACTGCTGGGGGTGCTGGCATGATCCCTGTCTCTCTTCAGACACTGGCTGAGGTATTGAGCGCTGAACTGATTGGCGCCGATTGCCAAATTGTCGAGGTGACGACAGACACCCGCAAGGTGACCGCCGGTTGCCTGTTTGTGGCGCTGAAAGGCGAGCGTTTCGACGCTCACGACTTCGCGGCGGATGCCATAGTCGCAGGCGCCGGGGCGCTGCTGGTCAGTAAGCGCTTATTGGTGGACGTGCCGCAGCTGGTGGTGCAAGACACCCGTCTGGCGCTGGGGCAGCTTGGCGCCTGGGTGCGTCAGCAGGTGCCGGCGCGCGTGGTGGCGCTGACCGGTTCCTCGGGCAAGACATCGGTGAAAGAAATGACCGCCGCCATTCTGCGCGAATGCGGCGAAGTGCTGTATACCGCCGGCAACTTCAATAACGACATCGGCGTGCCGCTGACGCTGTTGCGTTTGGAGCCGCAGCATGATTTTGCCGTGATAGAGCTGGGCGCTAACCATATTGGCGAAATCGCTTACACCACCGCATTGACCCGTCCGCAGACCGCTTTGGTGAACAACCTAGCGGCGGCGCACTTGGAAGGCTTCGGCTCGCTGGCCGGCGTCGCGCAGGCGAAAGGTGAAATCTTTACCGGCCTGCCGGCCGACGGCGTGGCGATCATCAACGCCGACAACAACGACTGGCCGCACTGGCAGAGCATGTTGGGCGGCAAAACCGTCTGGCGCTTCTCGCCGCAGGCTGCCGAAGGCGTGGACTTCTTCGCGGACGACGTGCGGGTGAACGGTGCAGGCACGCAGTTCACGCTGCACAGCCCGTTCGGCACCGCCGAGATCGCGCTGCCGCTGCCGGGGCGCCACAACGTGGCCAACGCGCTGGCGGCGACGGCGTTGGCGATGTCGGTGGGCGCCACCCTCGAAGCGGTGCGTCAGGGGCTGAAACAGCTGCAGGCGGTGCCGGGGCGTCTGTTCCCGGTGGCACTGGCCGAAGGCAAGCTGCTGCTGGACGACAGCTATAACGCCAACGTCGGGTCGATGACCGCGGCGGCGCAGGTGCTGGCAGAGATGCCGGGCTACCGCGTGATGGTGGTCGGCGATATGGCCGAGCTGGGTGCGGAAGCGGAAGAATGCCACCGTCAGGTGGGCGAAGCCGCCCGTCTGGCCGGGGTCGACAAAGTGATCAGCGTCGGCGGTTTGAGCCGCGTGCTGAGCGAAGCGTCCGGCAATGGCGAACATTATCAAGACAAGACAGCAGTGATCGCGCGCGTGGCGGAATTACTGTCGGAACATGCGGTCATTACCGTGTTAATCAAAGGTTCACGTAGTGCCGCAATGGAGCAGGTAGTACGCGCGTTACAGGAGAAAGCACCATGTTAGTTTGGCTGGCCGAGCATTTGGTCAAGTATTACTCAGGCTTCAACGTCTTTTCTTATCTGACGTTCCGAGCCATTGTCAGCCTGCTGACCGCGCTGTTCCTGTCGCTGTGGATGGGCCCGCGGGTGATCAAGCGCCTGCAAGAAATGTCCTTCGGCCAGGTGGTGCGTAACGACGGCCCCGAGTCGCACTTCAGCAAGCGCGGCACGCCGACCATGGGCGGCATCATGATCCTGACCTCCATCACCATTTCGGTGCTGATGTGGGCCTACCCGTCCAACCCGTATGTCTGGTGCGTGCTGTTCGTGCTGGTGGGTTACGGCATCGTCGGTTTCGTCGACGACTACCGCAAGGTGGTGCGCAAAGACACCAAAGGGCTGATCGCCCGCTGGAAGTATTTCTGGCAGTCGGTGATTGCGCTGATTGTCGCATTCGCCATGTACGCCGTCGGAAAAGACACGCCAGCCACCGAGCTGGTTGTGCCGTTCTTTAAGGACGTGATGCCGCAGCTGGGCCTGCTGTATATCCTGCTGGCCTATTTCGTGATCGTCGGCACCAGCAACGCGGTCAACCTGACCGACGGCCTGGACGGCCTGGCTATCATGCCGACGGTATTCGTGGCGGCCGGCTTCGCGCTGGTGGCCTGGGCGACCGGTAACATGAACTTCGCCAACTACCTGCATATTCCGTATCTGCGTCATGCCGGTGAGTTGGTGATCGTGTGTACCGCCATCGTCGGCGCCGGCCTCGGGTTCCTGTGGTTCAACACTTACCCGGCCCAGGTGTTTATGGGCGACGTCGGTTCGTTGGCGCTGGGCGGCGCGCTGGGCACCATCGCGGTGCTGCTGCGTCAGGAGTTCTTGTTGGTGATCATGGGCGGCGTATTCGTGGTAGAGACGCTGTCGGTGATCCTGCAGGTGGGATCGTTCAAGCTGCGCGGGCAACGCATTTTCCGCATGGCGCCGATTCACCACCACTATGAATTGAAAGGCTGGCCGGAACCGCGCGTTATCGTGCGCTTCTGGATCATTTCGCTGATGCTGGTGCTGATTGGCCTGGCAACGCTGAAGGTGCGTTAATCATGGCAGACTATCAGGGTAGAAAAGTCGTCATCATCGGATTGGGCCTTACCGGCCTGTCCTGTGTCGATTTCTTCATGGCGCGCGGCGTAACGCCGCGCGTGATGGATACCCGTATCGCGCCGCCAGGGTTGGACAAACTGCCTGAAAGCGTGGAGCGCCATCTGGGCGATCTGAACCAGGATTGGCTGCTGGCGGCGGATCTGATCGTTGCCAGCCCGGGCGTCGCGTTGGCGACCCCGGCATTGAGCGCCGCGGCGGACGCCGGCGTGGAAATCGTCGGTGACGTCGAACTGTTCTGCCGTGAAGCGCAGGCGCCGATCGTGGCGATCACCGGCTCCAACGGTAAAAGTACCGTCACCACCCTGGTGGGCGAGATGGCGAAAGCTGCCGGTTGGGCTGTGGGCGTGGGCGGCAATATCGGCCTGCCGGCGCTGAGCCTGCTGCGTCAGGAGTGCCAGCTTTACGTGCTGGAGCTGTCCAGCTTCCAGCTGGAAACGACGTATAGCCTGCGGGCGGCGGCGGCGACCATCTTGAACGTGACCGAAGATCATATGGACCGCTATCCGTTTGGCCTGCAGCAGTATCGCGGCGCCAAGCTGCGCGTGTATGAAAACGCCGCCGTGTGCGTGGTGAACGCGGACGACGCGCTGACCATGCCGGTGCGCGGCGCCGACGAGCGCTGCGTTAGCTTCGGCGCCGACGTGGGCGACTATCACCTGAACCGTCAGCAAGGGGAAACCTGGCTGCGGGTGCGCGGTGAGAAGGTGCTGAATACGCGCGAGATGAAGCTGACCGGCCGCCACAACTACACCAACGCCCTGGCGGCGCTGGCGTTGGCGGATGCGGTCAACATCCCGCGCGCGTCCAGCCTGAAGGCGCTGACCACCTTCACCGGCCTGGCGCACCGCTTCCAGTTGGCCTGGGAGCACAACGGCGTGCGTTGGATCAACGACTCCAAAGCCACCAACGTTGGCAGCACCGAAGCGGCGCTGAACGGTCTGCAGGTGGACGGTACGCTGCATCTGCTGCTCGGCGGCGACGGCAAATCCGCCGATTTCTCGCCGCTGGCGCGCTATCTGCAGGGCGACAACGTGCGTCTGTATTGCTTTGGCCGCGACGGCGCCCAGCTGGCACAGCTGCGGCCGGAAGTGGCGACGCTGACCGAGACCATGGAGCAGGCGATGCGCACCATCGCCAGCCGCGTACAGCCCGGCGACATGGTATTGCTGTCGCCGGCCTGCGCCAGCCTCGATCAGTTCCGTAATTTTGAAGTGCGCGGCGATGAGTTCGCCCGCTTGGCGCAGGAGCTTGGCGGATGAAACTACGCTTGCCGAACTTCGGGCTGACAGAGCGGCTGAAAGACTGGGTGACCGGCGCGCGCGATAACGACGCGGTCAACATGGTGCTCTACGATCGCACCCTGCTGTGGCTGACCTTCGGGTTGGCGATCATCGGCTTCGTGATGGTGACCTCGGCGTCGATGCCGATCGGCCAACGCCTGGCGGACGATCCGTTCCTGTTCGCCAAACGTGACGCACTGTACCTCGGCTTGGCGTTCGGCCTGTCGCTGGTGACGCTGCGCGTCCCGATGGAAATTTGGCAGCGCTACAGCAACGTGATGCTGCTGATGTCGATCGTGATGCTGCTGATCGTGCTGGTGGTGGGGAGCTCGGTGAACGGGGCCTCGCGCTGGATCGCGCTCGGCCCGCTGCGTATTCAGCCGGCGGAGCTGTCCAAGCTGTCGCTGTTCTGCTACCTGGCGAGCTACCTGGTGCGCAAGGTGGAAGAGGTGCGCAGCAACTTCTGGGGCTTCTGCAAGCCGATGGGCGTGATGGTGGTGCTGGCGGTGTTGCTGCTGGCGCAGCCGGACCTCGGTACCGTGGTGGTGCTGTTCATCACCACGCTGGCGATGCTGTTCCTGGCCGGTGCGAAAATGTGGCAGTTCCTGGCGATCATCGGCTCCGGCGTGTTCGCCGTGGTGCTGCTGATCATTGCGGAACCGTACCGTATGCGCCGCGTGACTTCGTTCTGGAACCCGTGGGCCGATCCGTTCGGCAGCGGCTACCAGCTGACCCAGTCGCTGATGGCGTTCGGCCGCGGCGAGTTCTGGGGGCAGGGGCTCGGCAACTCGGTGCAGAAACTGGAGTATTTGCCGGAGGCGCACACCGACTTCATCTTCTCCATTTTGGGTGAAGAACTGGGCTATATCGGTGTGGTTTTAGCCCTGTTAATGGTATTCTTCGTCGCTTTTCGCGCGATGTCCATCGGGCGCCGCGCGCTGGAGATCGATCAACGCTTCTCCGGCTTCCTGGCCTGCGCGATCGGCGTGTGGTTCAGCTTCCAGGCGCTGGTTAACGTCGGCGCCGCGGCGGGCATGCTGCCGACCAAAGGTCTGACGCTGCCGCTGATCAGTTACGGCGGCTCGAGCTTGCTGATTATGTCGACGGCCATCGTGCTGTTGCTGCGAATTGATTATGAAACGCGCCTGACCAAGGCTCAGGCGTTTGTGAAGAGGTAAGGGATGAGCGGGAAACCTAAGCGTTTAATGGTGATGGCAGGCGGTACCGGCGGGCACGTGTTCCCGGGGCTGGCGGTCGCGCATCATCTGATGGCGCAGGGCTGGCAGGTGCGCTGGCTCGGAACCGCAGACCGAATGGAAGCCGATTTGGTGCCGAAGCACGGGATCGAGATTGATTTTATCCGCATCTCCGGCCTGCGCGGCAAAGGCCTGAAGGCCCAGCTGACTGCGCCGCTGCGGATCTGGCAGGCGGTGCGCCAGGCGAAAGCCATCATGCGCAACTATCAGCCGGATGTGGTGCTGGGGATGGGCGGTTACGTGTCCGGCCCCGGCGGCCTGGCGGCCTGGCAGTGCGGCATCCCGGTGGTGCTGCACGAACAGAACGGCATTGCCGGTTTGACCAACCGCTGGCTGGCGCGCATCGCCGCCAAAGTGATGCAGG is part of the Serratia marcescens genome and encodes:
- the murF gene encoding UDP-N-acetylmuramoyl-tripeptide--D-alanyl-D-alanine ligase, translating into MIPVSLQTLAEVLSAELIGADCQIVEVTTDTRKVTAGCLFVALKGERFDAHDFAADAIVAGAGALLVSKRLLVDVPQLVVQDTRLALGQLGAWVRQQVPARVVALTGSSGKTSVKEMTAAILRECGEVLYTAGNFNNDIGVPLTLLRLEPQHDFAVIELGANHIGEIAYTTALTRPQTALVNNLAAAHLEGFGSLAGVAQAKGEIFTGLPADGVAIINADNNDWPHWQSMLGGKTVWRFSPQAAEGVDFFADDVRVNGAGTQFTLHSPFGTAEIALPLPGRHNVANALAATALAMSVGATLEAVRQGLKQLQAVPGRLFPVALAEGKLLLDDSYNANVGSMTAAAQVLAEMPGYRVMVVGDMAELGAEAEECHRQVGEAARLAGVDKVISVGGLSRVLSEASGNGEHYQDKTAVIARVAELLSEHAVITVLIKGSRSAAMEQVVRALQEKAPC
- the murD gene encoding UDP-N-acetylmuramoyl-L-alanine--D-glutamate ligase — protein: MADYQGRKVVIIGLGLTGLSCVDFFMARGVTPRVMDTRIAPPGLDKLPESVERHLGDLNQDWLLAADLIVASPGVALATPALSAAADAGVEIVGDVELFCREAQAPIVAITGSNGKSTVTTLVGEMAKAAGWAVGVGGNIGLPALSLLRQECQLYVLELSSFQLETTYSLRAAAATILNVTEDHMDRYPFGLQQYRGAKLRVYENAAVCVVNADDALTMPVRGADERCVSFGADVGDYHLNRQQGETWLRVRGEKVLNTREMKLTGRHNYTNALAALALADAVNIPRASSLKALTTFTGLAHRFQLAWEHNGVRWINDSKATNVGSTEAALNGLQVDGTLHLLLGGDGKSADFSPLARYLQGDNVRLYCFGRDGAQLAQLRPEVATLTETMEQAMRTIASRVQPGDMVLLSPACASLDQFRNFEVRGDEFARLAQELGG
- the murE gene encoding UDP-N-acetylmuramoyl-L-alanyl-D-glutamate--2,6-diaminopimelate ligase — encoded protein: MADRNLRDLLAPWVPTAPGRALREMTLDSRVAAAGDLFVAVVGHQTDGRRYIPQAIAQGVAAVIAEADGQAEDGAIVEMHGVPVIYLSQLNQRLSALAGRFYHQPGERLRLVGVTGTNGKTTTTQLLAQWSQLLGETSAVMGTVGNGLLGQVCPTENTTGSAVDVQHVLNELAEQGATFAAMEVSSHGLVQHRVAALPFAAAVFTNLSRDHLDYHGDMANYEAAKWSLFAGHSVGQAIINADDDVGQRWLSKLPDAVAVTMQDNLQPGCHGRWLKTTAVDYHDNGATVRFSSSWGDGEIESRLMGAFNVSNLLLALATLLSLGYPLEALVETGSRLQPVCGRMEVFNAPGKPTVVVDYAHTPDALEKALEAARLHCQGQLWCVFGCGGDRDKGKRPLMGGIAEQFADRVVITDDNPRTEEPRAIINDILTGLLDAGQALVIHGRAEAVTSAIMQAQEQDVVLVAGKGHEDYQLVGNRRLDYSDRTTVARLLGVLA
- the mraY gene encoding phospho-N-acetylmuramoyl-pentapeptide-transferase → MLVWLAEHLVKYYSGFNVFSYLTFRAIVSLLTALFLSLWMGPRVIKRLQEMSFGQVVRNDGPESHFSKRGTPTMGGIMILTSITISVLMWAYPSNPYVWCVLFVLVGYGIVGFVDDYRKVVRKDTKGLIARWKYFWQSVIALIVAFAMYAVGKDTPATELVVPFFKDVMPQLGLLYILLAYFVIVGTSNAVNLTDGLDGLAIMPTVFVAAGFALVAWATGNMNFANYLHIPYLRHAGELVIVCTAIVGAGLGFLWFNTYPAQVFMGDVGSLALGGALGTIAVLLRQEFLLVIMGGVFVVETLSVILQVGSFKLRGQRIFRMAPIHHHYELKGWPEPRVIVRFWIISLMLVLIGLATLKVR
- the ftsW gene encoding cell division protein FtsW, with the protein product MKLRLPNFGLTERLKDWVTGARDNDAVNMVLYDRTLLWLTFGLAIIGFVMVTSASMPIGQRLADDPFLFAKRDALYLGLAFGLSLVTLRVPMEIWQRYSNVMLLMSIVMLLIVLVVGSSVNGASRWIALGPLRIQPAELSKLSLFCYLASYLVRKVEEVRSNFWGFCKPMGVMVVLAVLLLAQPDLGTVVVLFITTLAMLFLAGAKMWQFLAIIGSGVFAVVLLIIAEPYRMRRVTSFWNPWADPFGSGYQLTQSLMAFGRGEFWGQGLGNSVQKLEYLPEAHTDFIFSILGEELGYIGVVLALLMVFFVAFRAMSIGRRALEIDQRFSGFLACAIGVWFSFQALVNVGAAAGMLPTKGLTLPLISYGGSSLLIMSTAIVLLLRIDYETRLTKAQAFVKR